A portion of the Microbacterium hominis genome contains these proteins:
- a CDS encoding MFS transporter: MSSPEFSPVTPTDAMAAAVDAHGPARTSRRAVVAWGLWDWGSAAFNAVVTTFVFTVYLTSSSFGEAGTVEAQLGWALAGAGLLIALLAPVTGQRSDTSGRRKLWLAVNTYIVVAITAAMFFVQPDPSFLWLGLLLVAAGNVFFEFAGVNYNAMLSQVSTPRSIGRVSGFGWGMGYVGGIVLLLIVYFGFIQPEVGWFGITGEGGMDIRVTVLVSALWFGLFALPVLLVVPEYRGVGVRRERIGFFASYGRLGRDIARLWRESRHTVWFLLASAVFRDGLAGVFTFGGVLAASVFGFSAGEVIIFAIAANVVAGVSTIAVGALDDRLGAKPVIVAALIGLVVSGLLVFFLADGGQIVFWTAGLALCLFVGPAQSASRTFLARIIPPGREGEVFGLYATTGRAVSFLAPTMFALFVALSGQAVYGILGIVIVLLAGLLLLLPVRASQPPLAD, encoded by the coding sequence ATGAGTTCGCCCGAGTTCTCCCCCGTGACACCCACCGACGCGATGGCCGCGGCCGTCGACGCCCACGGCCCCGCGCGCACGAGTCGGCGCGCGGTCGTGGCCTGGGGCCTCTGGGACTGGGGCTCGGCGGCGTTCAACGCGGTCGTGACGACGTTCGTGTTCACCGTGTACCTCACCAGCTCGAGCTTCGGCGAGGCGGGCACGGTCGAGGCGCAGCTCGGCTGGGCACTGGCGGGTGCGGGCCTTCTCATCGCCCTGCTCGCACCGGTGACGGGCCAGCGCTCCGACACCTCGGGGCGCCGCAAGCTGTGGCTCGCCGTCAACACCTACATCGTGGTGGCCATCACCGCCGCGATGTTCTTCGTGCAGCCCGACCCCTCGTTCCTGTGGCTGGGCCTGCTGCTGGTGGCCGCCGGAAACGTGTTCTTCGAGTTCGCGGGCGTCAACTACAACGCGATGCTCTCGCAGGTGTCGACCCCGCGCTCGATCGGCCGTGTGAGCGGGTTCGGCTGGGGCATGGGCTATGTGGGCGGCATCGTGCTGCTGCTCATCGTGTACTTCGGCTTCATCCAGCCCGAGGTCGGCTGGTTCGGCATCACCGGCGAGGGCGGCATGGACATCCGGGTGACGGTGCTCGTCTCCGCGCTGTGGTTCGGGCTGTTCGCCCTGCCGGTGCTGCTGGTGGTGCCCGAGTACCGCGGGGTGGGCGTACGCCGCGAGCGCATCGGCTTCTTCGCCTCGTACGGCCGGCTCGGGCGCGACATCGCCCGGCTGTGGCGGGAGAGCCGGCACACCGTGTGGTTCCTGCTCGCCAGCGCCGTCTTCCGCGACGGCCTCGCGGGCGTGTTCACCTTCGGCGGCGTGCTGGCGGCATCCGTCTTCGGGTTCTCCGCGGGAGAGGTCATCATCTTCGCGATCGCCGCCAACGTCGTGGCCGGAGTCTCCACGATCGCGGTCGGCGCGCTCGATGACCGGCTCGGCGCGAAGCCCGTCATCGTCGCCGCGCTGATCGGTCTGGTCGTGTCGGGTCTGCTCGTCTTCTTCCTCGCCGACGGCGGCCAGATCGTGTTCTGGACGGCGGGGCTCGCGCTGTGCCTGTTCGTGGGGCCGGCCCAGTCGGCATCCCGCACGTTCCTGGCCCGCATCATCCCGCCCGGACGCGAGGGCGAGGTGTTCGGCCTGTACGCCACCACCGGCCGCGCGGTCTCGTTCCTGGCCCCCACGATGTTCGCGCTGTTCGTCGCGCTCTCGGGTCAGGCCGTGTACGGCATCCTCGGCATCGTGATCGTGCTGCTGGCGGGGCTGCTGCTCCTGCTGCCGGTGCGGGCGTCGCAGCCTCCGCTCGCCGACTGA